A single window of Rhodococcus jostii RHA1 DNA harbors:
- a CDS encoding thiazole synthase, with the protein MRIHTDALTIAGRDFASRLVMGTGGAANLSVLEEALVASGTELTTVALRRVDAAGRTGLLELLDRLGIALLPNTAGCRGAAEAVLTARLAREALGTNWVKLEVIADERTLLPDGIELVSAAEQLVDDGFVVLPYTNDDPVLAQRLVDAGCAAVMPLGSPIGTGLGISNPRNIEMIVARTGVPVILDAGIGTASDAALAMELGCDAVLLASAVTRASDPPLMAAAMAAAVTAGHLARNAGRIPKRFWAQASSPVAV; encoded by the coding sequence ATGCGCATCCACACCGACGCACTCACGATCGCGGGCCGGGACTTCGCGTCCCGCCTCGTCATGGGCACGGGCGGTGCGGCCAACCTCTCGGTACTGGAAGAGGCACTCGTCGCCTCGGGCACCGAACTGACGACGGTGGCACTGCGCCGGGTGGACGCCGCGGGGAGAACCGGGCTGCTCGAACTGCTGGATCGACTGGGCATCGCGTTGTTGCCGAACACAGCCGGCTGCCGGGGCGCCGCGGAGGCGGTGCTGACTGCGCGCCTGGCTCGCGAGGCCCTGGGCACCAACTGGGTCAAGCTCGAAGTGATCGCCGACGAGCGCACGCTCCTGCCCGACGGGATCGAACTCGTCTCGGCAGCAGAACAACTCGTGGACGACGGATTCGTCGTGCTGCCGTACACCAACGACGACCCCGTGCTCGCGCAGCGCCTGGTCGATGCCGGGTGCGCCGCCGTGATGCCGCTCGGGTCGCCGATCGGCACCGGGCTCGGTATCTCGAACCCCCGCAACATCGAGATGATCGTCGCGCGCACCGGCGTCCCGGTCATTCTCGACGCCGGGATCGGCACCGCCAGCGACGCAGCTCTGGCGATGGAACTCGGCTGCGACGCCGTGCTGCTCGCCTCCGCGGTGACGAGGGCGTCGGACCCTCCGCTGATGGCCGCGGCGATGGCCGCAGCGGTCACGGCCGGGCACCTCGCCCGGAATGCCGGACGGATCCCGAAACGGTTCTGGGCGCAGGCGTCGTCGCCGGTCGCGGTGTAA
- a CDS encoding serine/threonine-protein kinase, which yields MDDPQSTRGVRFDPFADDDDDDVPSARTVPDAAHTSDLSMLLTNPVLAEHKRYCDRCKRPVGRSTAARPGDTEGVCTHCGTVFSFAPQLEAGELVAGQYEVLGCLAHGGVGWIYLALDHNVSDRWVVLKGLLHSGDPEAQEVALAERRFLAEVTHPSIVKIYNFVEHPGMDGNPIGYIVMEYVRGRTLRDLLTELKEDAGPDDPKPMLPVEHAIRYLLEVTPALGYLHSMGLVYNDLKPENIMIGDDYDQLKLIDMGAVARIGDHGYIYGTQGYQAPEIATTGPTVASDIYTVGRTLAVVTLDMPTAGGCYVDGLPTPEEAPLLAEYEFYHRLLLRAIHPDPARRFASAEEMSTQLEGVLREVRAQQTGHPQPGLSHRFSPQRTTFGTDLTISRTDVYVDGHRRDERISAMSIVRALPIPLVDPDDPAAPLLSVVHSRPRELLDSLHRAKEVADDGVASTSIEIPLAEVRAHLDLGQPRDAATILESLDHQREDTWRVDWHTGLCALVGGDFEAAFTRFDSVLTALPGEEAPKLALAATAEMWCEYRSGEDIGRWRRTAEKYYCTVWRTDHGAVSAAFGLSRQLEHRDDRAAAVEALDEVPPTSRHYAEARLTSVLMLVHDRPLAEVSERDLQEAARRVELLAHDERRALQTRVLVLGVAVDWLHAGGIPETTRILSVPFTERGLRTGAESALRALARKAPERRHRYTLVDLANLIRPTTWL from the coding sequence ATGGACGACCCGCAATCCACCAGGGGTGTGCGGTTCGATCCGTTCGCGGACGACGACGATGACGACGTCCCCTCCGCACGCACGGTGCCGGACGCCGCCCACACCTCCGACCTGTCGATGCTCCTGACCAATCCCGTTCTGGCGGAGCACAAACGTTACTGCGACCGATGCAAGCGCCCCGTCGGACGTTCCACCGCCGCGCGGCCGGGCGACACGGAGGGTGTGTGCACCCACTGCGGCACCGTCTTCTCGTTCGCCCCGCAACTCGAGGCGGGTGAACTGGTCGCGGGCCAGTACGAGGTCCTGGGGTGCCTCGCCCACGGCGGTGTCGGCTGGATCTACCTCGCGCTCGACCACAACGTCAGCGACCGCTGGGTTGTCCTCAAGGGCCTGCTGCACTCGGGCGACCCCGAGGCCCAGGAGGTAGCTCTCGCCGAGCGCCGGTTCCTCGCCGAGGTGACGCATCCGAGCATCGTGAAGATCTACAACTTCGTCGAACACCCTGGGATGGACGGCAATCCCATCGGCTACATCGTCATGGAGTACGTCCGGGGCAGAACCCTGCGCGACCTGCTCACCGAACTGAAGGAGGACGCCGGACCCGACGACCCGAAGCCGATGCTGCCGGTGGAGCACGCCATCCGCTACCTCCTCGAGGTCACGCCCGCGCTCGGATACCTGCACTCGATGGGGTTGGTGTACAACGACCTCAAGCCCGAGAACATCATGATCGGCGACGACTACGACCAGCTCAAGCTCATCGACATGGGCGCGGTCGCCAGGATCGGGGATCACGGATACATCTACGGCACACAGGGTTACCAAGCCCCCGAGATCGCCACCACCGGTCCCACCGTCGCCTCCGACATCTACACCGTCGGGCGGACGCTCGCCGTGGTGACCCTCGACATGCCCACCGCCGGCGGCTGTTACGTCGACGGCCTGCCAACGCCCGAGGAGGCGCCGCTGCTGGCGGAGTACGAGTTCTACCACCGGCTGCTGCTCCGGGCCATCCATCCCGATCCGGCCCGGCGGTTCGCGTCGGCCGAGGAGATGTCGACCCAGCTCGAGGGTGTCCTGCGCGAGGTGCGGGCCCAGCAGACCGGCCACCCGCAGCCGGGGCTGTCCCACCGGTTCAGCCCGCAGCGCACGACGTTCGGGACCGACCTCACGATCAGCCGCACCGACGTCTACGTCGACGGGCACCGCCGGGACGAGCGGATCAGCGCGATGAGTATCGTTCGAGCGCTGCCGATTCCGTTGGTGGACCCGGACGATCCGGCCGCCCCGTTGCTCTCCGTCGTCCACAGCCGACCGAGGGAGCTTCTCGATTCACTGCACAGGGCGAAGGAGGTGGCGGACGACGGTGTGGCGTCCACGAGCATCGAGATCCCGCTCGCCGAGGTACGCGCGCACCTCGACCTCGGGCAGCCCCGTGATGCCGCCACCATTCTCGAATCCCTCGACCATCAACGTGAGGACACGTGGCGCGTCGACTGGCACACGGGACTGTGTGCGCTGGTGGGCGGCGACTTCGAGGCGGCATTCACCCGGTTCGATTCCGTCCTGACCGCGCTACCGGGCGAGGAGGCCCCGAAGCTCGCCCTCGCGGCGACGGCCGAGATGTGGTGCGAATACCGCTCCGGTGAGGACATCGGGCGGTGGCGCCGGACCGCCGAAAAGTATTACTGCACAGTGTGGCGCACGGATCACGGCGCGGTGAGTGCGGCGTTCGGATTGTCGCGGCAACTGGAGCACCGCGACGACCGGGCGGCCGCGGTGGAGGCCCTCGACGAGGTGCCACCGACATCCCGGCACTATGCCGAGGCCCGGTTGACGAGTGTGCTGATGCTCGTCCACGATCGGCCCCTCGCCGAGGTGAGCGAACGGGATCTGCAGGAGGCCGCCCGGCGGGTCGAACTACTCGCCCACGACGAGCGTCGCGCACTCCAGACCCGGGTGCTCGTCCTCGGCGTGGCCGTCGACTGGCTGCACGCCGGCGGCATTCCCGAGACCACGCGGATCCTCAGCGTGCCGTTCACAGAACGCGGTCTGCGCACCGGGGCGGAGTCGGCGCTCCGGGCCCTCGCCCGCAAGGCCCCCGAGCGCAGGCATCGGTACACCCTGGTGGATCTCGCCAACCTGATCCGCCCGACCACGTGGCTGTGA